In a genomic window of Lycium ferocissimum isolate CSIRO_LF1 chromosome 9, AGI_CSIRO_Lferr_CH_V1, whole genome shotgun sequence:
- the LOC132031127 gene encoding peroxidase 3-like encodes MATFSNLGFLMLIFLGILSSSHGQLQLNFYSKSCPKAEKLIQDYVQKHIPNAPSLAAALLRMHFHDCFVRGCDASVLLNSTKSTGNQTERVAIPNQTLRGFSFIDGVKKIVEAECPGVVSCADIVALVARDSIVVTGGPFWNVPTGRRDGRISNASEALADIPAPTSNFTRLQSSFAKKGLDLKDLVLLSGAHTIGISHCPSFSTRLYNFTGTFGTQDPSLDSEYAANLKAKKCKSLNDNTTIVEMDPGSFRTFDLSYFKLLLKRRGLFQSDAALLASSTTKSFIDQLVKGSLKVFYAEFAKAMEKMGKVEVKTGSNGEIRKQCAVVN; translated from the exons ATGGCTACATTTAGCAATTTGGGTTTTTTAATGTTGATTTTTCTAGGAATATTAAGTTCCAGCCATGGCCAATTACAGCTCAATTTCTATAGCAAGAGCTGCCCAAAAGCAGAGAAGCTCATTCAAGACTATGTTCAAAAACACATTCCAAATGCTCCATCTCTTGCAGCTGCCTTACTCAGAATGCATTTCCATGATTGCTTTGTTAGG GGTTGTGATGCTTCTGTGCTGTTGAATTCCACTAAGAGTACAGGAAATCAAACCGAAAGAGTAGCAATCCCAAATCAAACACTCAGAGGGTTCTCATTTATTGATGGAGTGAAGAAAATAGTTGAAGCAGAATGTCCTGGAGTTGTCTCTTGTGCTGATATTGTTGCTTTGGTTGCTAGGGACTCTATAGTTGTCACT GGAGGTCCATTCTGGAATGTGCCAACTGGTAGAAGAGATGGAAGAATATCAAATGCCTCAGAAGCTTTAGCAGACATCCCAGCCCCAACTAGTAACTTCACTAGACTCCAGTCCTCTTTTGCCAAGAAGGGTCTTGATCTAAAGGACTTGGTCCTATTGTCTG GTGCTCACACCATTGGAATTTCACATTGCCCATCATTTTCAACACGTCTATACAATTTCACTGGAACTTTTGGTACACAAGATCCATCTCTAGACAGCGAATACGCTGCCAATCTCAAGGCCAAAAAATGCAAATCTCTCAATGATAACACAACAATAGTTGAGATGGATCCCGGTAGTTTCAGGACATTTGATCTCAGTTACTTCAAGTTGTTGCTCAAAAGGAGAGGCCTGTTCCAATCAGATGCAGCCTTATTAGCAAGTTCTACGACAAAGTCATTTATCGATCAGCTAGTAAAAGGTTCACTGAAAGTGTTTTATGCTGAATTTGCTAAGGCCATGGAGAAAATGGGCAAAGTTGAAGTTAAGACTGGTTCTAATGGTGAAATTAGAAAGCAATGTGCAGTTGTGAATTAA
- the LOC132031129 gene encoding uncharacterized protein LOC132031129: MLHHRLITRRFTFLNSTTQSIRFNSFTVKHSVALNHNSFSASVKSALNGRRTAAEMSSSNPIHAEGENGNLTNSEGSEVASVRFNEEQGGGSEVASANVEGESEGYERKVLPEELARSVMMLTCDSNTTDGGVCDVYVVGTAHVSKESCQEVEAVINFLKPEVVFLELCSGRVGVLTPQNLKVPTMGEMVEMWKKNQNPFGILYSWFLAKVASKLEVFPGAEFRVAYEEAMKYGGKVILGDRPVQVTLRRTWAKMPLWHKTKLVYSLLFQAVFLPKPGDLVKMLKEMDDVDMLTLVIQEMSKQFPTLMDTLVHERDQFMSSMLLKVARDHNSVVAVVGKGHLPGIKKNWKQPIEVEELLTIPSPKPLITVAKIVTTLGAAVAGIAIISGIYVSSKK, encoded by the exons ATGCTCCATCATCGCTTAATAACTCGCCGATTCACGTTCCTCAACTCAACAACCCAGTCAATCCGGTTCAACTCATTCACCGTTAAACATTCCGTCGCCCTAAACCACAACTCATTCTCAGCCTCCGTAAAGTCTGCGCTAAACGGACGGCGTACGGCGGCGGAGATGAGCAGTTCAAATCCTATTCACGCTGAGGGAGAAAATGGTAATTTGACGAATTCGGAAGGCTCGGAAGTAGCTTCGGTGAGGTTTAATGAGGAGCAAGGAGGAGGGTCGGAGGTAGCTTCGGCGAATGTAGAAGGTGAAAGTGAAGGATATGAAAGGAAGGTTTTACCGGAGGAATTAGCGAGGAGTGTAATGATGTTAACTTGTGATTCGAATACTACTGATGGAGGTGTTTGTGATGTGTATGTTGTTGGTACTGCACACGTTTCTAAG gaatcatgccaagaagtTGAAGCAGTGATCAATTTCTTGAAACCAGAG GTTGTTTTCTTGGAGTTATGCTCAGGTCGCGTGGGTGTACTTACACCTCAGAATTTAAAG GTACCAACTATGGGAGAAATGGTCGAGATGtggaagaaaaatcaaaatccATTTGGGATACTCTACAGCTGGTTTCTTGCCAAG GTTGCGAGCAAGCTTGAGGTTTTTCCCGGGGCAGAATTCCGTGTGGCATATGAAGAAGCAATGAAGTACGGTGGGAAAGTGATTCTTGGTGACCGTCCTGTGCAA GTGACGTTGCGAAGAACATGGGCAAAAATGCCACTTTGGCACAAGACAAAATTGGTATACTCTCTATTATTCCAAGCTGTTTTTTTACCGAAGCCTGGAGATCTTGTCAAAATG TTGAAGGAAATGGATGATGTTGACATGTTGACTCTTGTAATTCAAGAAATGAGCAAGCAGTTCCCAACTCTTATGGATACCCTAGTTCATGAGCGAGATCA GTTCATGTCATCAATGTTACTAAAAGTTGCCCGTGACCACAACTCTGTTGTTGCAGTTGTTGGTAAGGGTCATCTGCCAGGAATTAAAAAGAACTGGAAGCAACCTATTGAG GTTGAGGAACTACTGACAATACCGTCACCCAAACCCCTCATTACTGTCGCCAAAATTGTGACAACCCTTGGAGCTGCAGTTGCAGGAATAGCCATAATATCTGGCATTTACGTTTCCAGCAAGAAATAA